The Bacillus sp. (in: firmicutes) genome includes a region encoding these proteins:
- the cwlD gene encoding N-acetylmuramoyl-L-alanine amidase CwlD has translation MNKKVKWFLFGVGILLFMYLLKYQFLNSQSFESWNLPLSGKIIYLDPGHGGPDGGAGDEEVLEKDIALSVALKLRDYLQEQGALVLLTRETDTDLADEETRGYSRRKVEDLQKRLQLINESDASLYLSIHLNAIPSSRWSGAQTFYYPRYKENRRIATFIQEELRVSLENTDRLAKVINNVYLIKNAKKPGALVEIGFLSNPEEKRNLMNDRYQDKVAEAIYRGVLRYFTNEPELEE, from the coding sequence ATGAATAAAAAAGTGAAATGGTTCCTCTTTGGCGTAGGGATTCTCCTTTTCATGTATCTATTAAAGTACCAATTTTTAAATTCGCAATCGTTTGAGTCATGGAACTTGCCGTTGTCAGGAAAAATTATTTACTTAGATCCTGGACATGGGGGACCAGACGGTGGAGCGGGGGATGAAGAGGTGCTTGAAAAGGATATTGCGCTATCAGTTGCGCTAAAGCTGAGGGATTATTTACAAGAACAAGGTGCCTTGGTGCTTTTAACAAGAGAAACAGATACGGATTTAGCCGATGAGGAGACAAGAGGGTATAGTCGACGAAAGGTGGAAGATCTTCAAAAAAGGCTGCAGTTAATTAACGAATCCGATGCCTCTTTATATTTAAGTATCCATTTAAACGCCATTCCTTCCTCAAGGTGGAGTGGGGCGCAAACATTTTATTATCCCCGGTATAAAGAAAATAGACGGATTGCTACGTTTATCCAAGAAGAATTGCGGGTAAGCCTTGAAAATACAGATCGCTTAGCAAAAGTCATTAATAACGTTTACTTAATAAAAAACGCCAAAAAACCTGGAGCACTTGTAGAAATCGGTTTTCTTTCCAATCCAGAAGAAAAGAGGAATTTAATGAACGATCGTTATCAAGATAAAGTAGCTGAAGCCATTTATCGAGGGGTTCTTCGCTATTTTACGAATGAGCCGGAGCTGGAAGAATAG
- a CDS encoding DUF2521 family protein, whose amino-acid sequence MAVIKTFSYKKREKELHHERMILRELSISMLRDRMQKYFRPFYFECGRRLAPQLEEGCYDMAIEAYLLGAKYSRFGYYGESVTQVRHRCRRELKDIIDTLYNDWLYWGIRDHESLASESIYYACEQYIDSWWTEGFLKATRRRKLRLK is encoded by the coding sequence ATGGCAGTGATTAAGACGTTTTCTTATAAAAAAAGAGAAAAAGAATTACACCATGAACGGATGATTTTAAGAGAATTGTCTATTTCCATGCTACGGGATCGTATGCAGAAATATTTTCGACCATTTTATTTCGAATGTGGACGGCGTTTAGCTCCACAGCTCGAAGAAGGATGTTATGATATGGCCATTGAAGCGTATTTACTTGGTGCGAAATATAGTCGCTTTGGGTATTATGGAGAGTCGGTCACACAAGTTCGTCATCGCTGTCGCAGAGAGTTAAAAGACATCATCGATACGTTGTATAATGATTGGCTTTATTGGGGTATCCGGGATCATGAATCGCTTGCTTCCGAATCCATCTACTATGCTTGTGAACAGTACATTGACTCGTGGTGGACGGAAGGTTTTTTAAAAGCCACACGGAGAAGAAAGCTCCGTCTGAAATAG
- the rpsI gene encoding 30S ribosomal protein S9 — protein MAQVQYYGTGRRKSSVARVRLVPGDGRIVINGRDVENYIPFEALREVIKQPLVITETLGNYDVLVNVKGGGYSGQAGAIRHGIARALLQADPEYRQPLKRAGLLTRDARMKERKKYGLKGARRAPQFSKR, from the coding sequence AACTGGTCGTCGCAAAAGCTCTGTAGCACGTGTTCGTTTAGTACCAGGCGACGGTCGTATCGTAATCAATGGTCGTGACGTAGAAAACTACATTCCATTCGAAGCATTACGTGAAGTAATTAAGCAACCACTTGTAATTACTGAAACTCTTGGCAACTACGATGTACTTGTAAACGTTAAAGGTGGCGGTTATTCTGGTCAAGCAGGTGCGATCCGTCACGGTATCGCTCGTGCGTTACTTCAAGCAGATCCTGAATATCGTCAACCACTAAAACGTGCTGGATTATTAACTCGTGACGCACGTATGAAAGAGCGTAAGAAATACGGTCTTAAAGGCGCTCGTCGTGCACCACAATTCTCCAAACGCTAA